The proteins below come from a single Stomoxys calcitrans chromosome 1, idStoCalc2.1, whole genome shotgun sequence genomic window:
- the LOC131995082 gene encoding uncharacterized protein LOC131995082: protein MTDQEKYMCLRYLLVGTARKFMENSNYKEYKELKRSLLDIFKRTVTQEEVYQKLRLRKLKPTEPCIAYIVAMQTIAAEGEINEQELVDIIIDGMEDKTNNISILYGSNSLQELMHGIDRYEKRRSKTVSTHKEGRDNTKGIRCFNCSQFRHMKNTCNKPRRPPGSCFHCFQMGHFYKDCPKRMNVTAPIFCSNDIVDTTQMPN, encoded by the exons ATGACTGAccaagaaaaatatatgtgcTTAAGATATTTGCTGGTTGGAACTGCGCGAAagttcatggaaaattcaaaTTACAAAGAATATAAGGAGTTGAAGAGATCGCTCTTAGACATTTTCAAGAGAACGGTAACGCAAGAAGAAGTTTATCAAAAATTGCGTTTGCGCAAGTTGAAGCCAACAGAGCCGTGTATTGCCTATATAGTAGCAATGCAAACTATTGCAGCAGAAGGCGAAATCAACGAGCAAGAACTGGTTGACATTATAATAGACGGAATGGAAGATAAAACCAACAACATATCCATTCTATACGGATCAAACTCATTACAAGAATTGATGCATGGAATAGATAGATACGAGAAACGCAGGTCAAAAACAGTCAGTACTCATAAAGAAGGCCGTGACAATACTAAAGGCATACGATGTTTCAATTGCTCTCAATTTCGACATATGAAGAACACCTGCAATAAGCCTCGACGTCCACCGGGATCTTGTTTCCATTGTTTCCAAATGGGACATTTTTACAAGGATTGTCCTAAAAGGATGAATGTtactgctcccatattttgTAGTAATGATATTGTAGACACAACACAAATG CCCAATTAG